From one Plectropomus leopardus isolate mb chromosome 8, YSFRI_Pleo_2.0, whole genome shotgun sequence genomic stretch:
- the LOC121947181 gene encoding ERBB receptor feedback inhibitor 1: protein MAENQNNCWGQHDLNREFFGLSADIDHNLKELQRQQMAKEFNCNISLSQSPFYSDTYRLASDNMLRPQEGDQVVPSSQRRTVFGGHQKEAKPLPPLPDPEELMSDEAADSEVEFFTSDRRRLLPKSCPKAMYRLMNRDCGQVNYAYQDSSLRAGGAGTDSIAFSWPGREDRATGRGSGFWALVLQREDHQPEEQQQPSRLQFPCSGPAFQPPSTTNWPTDKPQIPPRIPIPPKPPTLFRTVSTNEEDKPPKIPPRIPLVPPCPPRTPSPKSLPIYINGVMPATQSFAANPKYVSKALQRQQSESAPPAAQFSPCIVPILKDGRKASATHYILLPPGRPAYSDRRERLRSEPTRSGNSSAWQGR, encoded by the exons ATGGCCGAGAATCAGAATAACTGCTGGGGACAGCATGACCTGAACAG AGAGTTCTTTGGCCTGAGTGCTGACATCGATCACAACCTGAAGGAGCTTCAACGACAGCAGATGGCCAAGGAATTTAACT GTAACATCTCCCTCTCCCAGTCTCCTTTCTACTCTGATACATATCGCCTAGCATCTGATAACATGCTGCGACCCCAAGAGGGAGACCAGGTGGTGCCTTCCTCCCAGAGACGGACAGTCTTTGGGGGCCACCAGAAAGAAGCCAAACCCTTGCCGCCTCTGCCTGATCCTGAGGAGCTCATGTCTGATGAGGCAGCTGACAGCGAAGTGGAGTTTTTTACAAGTGATCGGCGGCGTCTTTTGCCCAAAAGCTGCCCCAAGGCCATGTACAGGCTCATGAACAGGGACTGTGGCCAAGTGAATTACGCCTACCAGGACAGCTCGCTGCGGGCTGGGGGTGCTGGGACTGACTCCATCGCTTTCTCTTGGCCAGGCAGAGAGGACAGAGCAACAGGTAGAGGAAGCGGGTTTTGGGCACTAGTTCTCCAAAGAGAAGACCACCAGCCAGAAGAACAACAGCAACCATCCAGACTCCAGTTTCCCTGTTCAGGTCCTGCCTTCCAGCCTCCGAGCACCACAAACTGGCCCACTGACAAGCCACAAATCCCTCCTCGCATCCCCATCCCGCCAAAACCCCCCACTCTCTTCAGGACTGTGAGCACAAACGAGGAAGACAAGCCTCCCAAAATCCCTCCAAGGATCCCTTTAGTCCCACCATGCCCTCCACGTACCCCGAGCCCCAAAAGCCTTCCAATTTACATCAACGGTGTGATGCCTGCCACACAGAGTTTTGCTGCTAACCCAAAATATGTGAGTAAGGCATTACAGAGACAGCAGAGTGAAAGTGCGCCACCTGCAGCTCAGTTCTCTCCCTGCATTGTTCCCATTTTGAAGGATGGCAGAAAGGCCAGCGCCACGCACTACATCCTCCTGCCGCCCGGCCGACCAGCGTACTCAGACAGACGGGAAAGACTGCGGAGTGAACCAACCAGGTCGGGAAACAGCAGCGCGTGGCAGGGCAGATAG